One region of Primulina tabacum isolate GXHZ01 chromosome 17, ASM2559414v2, whole genome shotgun sequence genomic DNA includes:
- the LOC142531516 gene encoding uncharacterized protein LOC142531516, whose product MGLGIPICVQCGTRSNPCRCKVVGPTLGFLAFAAAALVEWPVGAFVYCFRHAKGRRIIAHPGAVVYPSVNRCIPI is encoded by the coding sequence ATGGGTCTTGGGATTCCAATCTGCGTGCAGTGTGGGACGAGGAGCAACCCATGCAGGTGCAAGGTGGTGGGGCCGACGCTTGGGTTCCTGGCGTTTGCGGCGGCGGCGCTGGTGGAGTGGCCGGTCGGGGCTTTTGTCTACTGCTTCCGGCACGCGAAAGGCCGCCGTATAATTGCGCATCCCGGGGCAGTCGTTTATCCCTCGGTCAACCGTTGCATCCCCATTTGA